The following coding sequences are from one Humulus lupulus chromosome X, drHumLupu1.1, whole genome shotgun sequence window:
- the LOC133807193 gene encoding exocyst complex component EXO70A1, translating to MASQVNNDCIEKLIAASKSLRVSLEKSHSLGLALQKTGPRLEEINQRLPVLQAAVRPIRADKDALVAVGGHINRAVGPAAAVLKVFDAVHGLEKSLLSDPRYDLPGYLSVLKRLEEALRFLSDNCGLAIQWLDDIVEYMEDNALADSGYLSNLKKSLKNLREFENAEGKSRLDGGLLEAALDKLENEFRRLLTEHSVPLPMSSSTGEQACIAPSPLPVAVIQKLQAILWRLIANGRLEKCVSIYVEVRSSNVRASLKALNLDYLDMSISEFNDVQSIEGYIAQWGKHLEFAVKHLFEAEYKLCNDVFERIGVDVWMGCFSKIAAQAGILAFLQFGKTVTESKKDPIKLLKLLDIFASLNKLRLDFNRLFGGAACMEIQNLTRDLIKRVIDGAAEIFWELLVQVEIQRQNPPPQDGNVPKLVSFITDYCNKLLGDGYKPILTQVLVIHRSWKHEKFQERLLINEVLNIVKAIELNLETWIKAYEDTTLSNLFAMNNHWHLFKQLRGTQLGDLLGDHWFKEHEQYKEYYAAVFLRDSWGKLPSHLSREGLILFSGGRATARDLVKKRLKTFNESFDEMYKNQSNWVISDKDLREKTCQLIVQAVVPVYRSYMQNYGPLVEQDASSSKYAKYSVQTLEKMLMSLYQPRPGRYNSFKGRSPSGKFNNGVQAEHRRTTSAVM from the coding sequence ATGGCTTCCCAGGTGAATAACGATTGCATTGAAAAATTGATAGCTGCAAGCAAGTCATTGAGGGTTAGCTTAGAGAAATCTCATTCCCTAGGGTTAGCTCTACAGAAGACAGGACCTAGATTGGAAGAGATTAACCAACGATTACCTGTCCTGCAAGCTGCAGTTAGACCCATTCGTGCTGATAAGGATGCCCTTGTCGCGGTGGGTGGTCACATTAACCGTGCCGTTGGACCTGCAGCGGCGGTGCTTAAGGTTTTTGATGCTGTTCATGGACTTGAAAAGTCGCTATTGTCAGACCCTCGATACGATCTTCCGGGTTACTTGTCTGTGTTGAAACGTTTGGAAGAGGCTTTGAGATTTCTGAGTGACAATTGTGGATTGGCAATTCAGTGGTTGGATGATATAGTGGAGTACATGGAGGATAATGCACTTGCGGACAGTGGGTACCTTTCTAATCTGAAGAAGTCGTTGAAAAATCTCAGAGAATTCGAAAATGCTGAGGGAAAATCTCGACTGGATGGTGGGCTTTTAGAAGCTGCATTGGACAAATTAGAAAATGAATTCAGACGCCTCCTTACTGAACATAGTGTGCCACTTCCAATGTCATCATCGACTGGGGAACAAGCATGCATTGCGCCTTCACCGTTGCCTGTTGCTGTCATCCAAAAGTTGCAGGCCATTCTGTGGAGGTTGATTGCTAATGGTAGGCTTGAGAAGTGCGTATCTATTTATGTTGAAGTCCGTAGTTCGAATGTAAGGGCAAGCTTGAAGGCTCTTAATTTGGATTATCTTGACATGTCAATTTCAGAGTTCAATGATGTGCAAAGCATAGAGGGTTATATAGCACAGTGGGGGAAACATTTGGAGTTTGCTGTGAAACACTTGTTTGAGGCAGAGTATAAGCTCTGTAATGATGTTTTTGAGAGGATTGGAGTGGATGTTTGGATGGGCTGTTTCTCAAAAATAGCTGCGCAGGCAGGGATACTTGCTTTTCTTCAATTTGGGAAGACTGTCACAGAGAGTAAGAAAGATCCCATAAAGCTTCTGAAGTTGTTGGATATATTTGCATCTTTGAACAAATTGAGACTGGACTTCAACCGTCTTTTTGGTGGAGCAGCATGCATGGAAATCCAAAACCTGACAAGGGATCTCATCAAGAGGGTAATTGATGGAGCGGCTGAAATTTTCTGGGAGCTACTGGTTCAGGTGGAGATACAAAGGCAGAATCCACCTCCTCAAGATGGAAATGTTCCTAAATTGGTGAGTTTCATTACTGATTACTGTAATAAGTTGCTTGGGGATGGTTATAAGCCAATCCTAACCCAGGTTCTTGTCATTCACCGAAGTTGGAAGCATGAAAAGTTTCAAGAGAGGCTCCTTATCAACGAGGTGTTGAATATAGTTAAGGCCATTGAGCTAAACTTGGAGACATGGATAAAGGCTTACGAAGATACCACCTTATCGAACCTATTTGCAATGAACAATCATTGGCATTTGTTCAAGCAGCTGAGGGGTACTCAGCTTGGGGATCTTTTGGGCGACCACTGGTTCAAAGAACATGAACAATACAAGGAGTATTATGCAGCAGTCTTTTTAAGAGATAGCTGGGGTAAGCTACCAAGTCATTTAAGTAGGGAGGGCCTAATTTTGTTTTCTGGTGGGCGTGCCACTGCTCGTGACCTTGTCAAGAAAAGGTTGAAAACGTTCAATGAATCTTTCGATGAAATGTACAAGAACCAGTCAAACTGGGTTATCTCAGATAAAGATCTAAGGGAGAAAACTTGCCAACTTATAGTGCAGGCAGTTGTGCCCGTTTATCGAAGCTACATGCAGAACTACGGCCCCTTGGTTGAGCAAGATGCAAGCTCCAGCAAGTATGCTAAATATTCAGTGCAAACCTTGGAGAAAATGCTCATGTCTCTCTACCAGCCGAGGCCAGGGAGATACAACAGCTTCAAAGGTAGGTCACCAAGTGGGAAATTCAATAACGGAGTACAAGCAGAGCATCGTCGTACTACATCTGCAGTCATGTGA